From a single Micromonospora pallida genomic region:
- a CDS encoding VIT1/CCC1 transporter family protein, whose product MTDTPAALREAHHADVSGGWLRPAVFGAMDGLVTNIALIAGVGGGGVSPRAVVLTGTAGLVAGAISMGLGEYTSVRSANEQVAAEVAKERRELQRHPDAEARELAEAWAARGLPYDLARQVADALRHNPEEALRVHVREELGVDPDDQPSPWTAALSSFVFFSIGALVPLLTYLVGFTSLWLALAAGGAGLFVAGAVVARFTNRPWWTSGLRQLVLGALAAGATYLIGTLIGVQGGLG is encoded by the coding sequence GTGACCGACACCCCGGCAGCACTGCGGGAGGCGCACCACGCGGACGTCTCCGGTGGCTGGCTGCGTCCGGCCGTCTTCGGCGCGATGGACGGTCTGGTCACCAACATCGCCCTGATCGCGGGCGTGGGCGGCGGCGGCGTTTCGCCCCGTGCCGTCGTGCTCACCGGCACCGCCGGGCTGGTCGCCGGCGCGATCTCCATGGGCCTCGGCGAGTACACCAGCGTCCGGTCGGCCAACGAGCAGGTCGCCGCCGAGGTCGCCAAGGAACGGCGGGAGTTGCAGCGCCACCCCGACGCGGAGGCCCGGGAACTGGCCGAGGCGTGGGCGGCCCGCGGCCTCCCGTACGACCTGGCCCGGCAGGTGGCCGACGCGCTCCGCCACAACCCGGAGGAGGCGCTGCGGGTGCACGTCCGGGAGGAGTTGGGCGTGGACCCGGACGACCAGCCCAGCCCGTGGACGGCGGCGTTGTCGTCGTTCGTCTTCTTCTCGATCGGCGCGTTGGTCCCGCTCCTGACCTACCTGGTCGGCTTCACCAGCCTGTGGTTGGCCCTCGCGGCGGGCGGTGCCGGCCTCTTCGTCGCCGGGGCGGTCGTCGCCCGCTTCACCAACCGACCCTGGTGGACCAGCGGACTGCGGCAACTCGTCCTTGGCGCGCTGGCGGCCGGCGCGACGTACCTGATCGGGACGCTGATCGGCGTCCAGGGCGGACTCGGCTGA
- a CDS encoding nitroreductase/quinone reductase family protein produces the protein MSVLGALARRLGHQRWFAAAGRLLAPADRLVGRLTRGRVVALGLIPSLVLTTTGRRSGKPRSNPLLYVPDGDAYVVVGSNWGQPRQPSWVLNLLAEPAAEALRNGHRTPVRAELATGAERERLWRLLVAEWPAYHTYARRAGDREIRVFRLVPTGVPSTGGTAPAA, from the coding sequence GTGTCCGTACTGGGAGCCCTCGCCCGTCGTCTCGGGCACCAGCGCTGGTTCGCCGCTGCTGGTCGCCTGCTGGCCCCCGCCGACCGGCTGGTCGGGCGGCTCACCCGGGGCCGCGTGGTCGCCCTCGGGCTGATCCCCTCCCTGGTGCTCACCACCACCGGCCGCCGCTCCGGCAAGCCGCGCAGCAACCCCCTGCTGTACGTGCCGGACGGGGACGCGTACGTGGTGGTCGGGTCGAACTGGGGGCAGCCCCGACAGCCCTCCTGGGTGTTGAACCTGCTCGCCGAGCCGGCCGCCGAGGCGCTCCGCAACGGACACCGGACACCGGTACGGGCCGAGTTGGCCACCGGCGCGGAACGGGAGCGGCTCTGGCGGCTCCTGGTGGCCGAGTGGCCGGCCTACCACACGTACGCGCGGCGGGCCGGCGACCGGGAGATCCGGGTCTTCCGGCTCGTCCCGACGGGTGTGCCGTCGACCGGCGGAACCGCCCCGGCCGCCTAG
- a CDS encoding ferritin-like domain-containing protein, producing the protein MTAEEALGAALTAEYAAIFAYGPIGVQLADAARRAAREAEAAHRRRRDDLVLRLSTGSGTVPADRAGYALPYPVTDRESALRLAVEVEERTAAYWRAALAATTGAERTQALAALTDCALRATRWRRTAGVNPSTVPFPGRPA; encoded by the coding sequence GTGACCGCCGAGGAGGCGCTCGGCGCGGCGCTGACCGCCGAGTACGCGGCGATCTTCGCGTACGGGCCGATCGGGGTACAGCTCGCCGACGCCGCGCGTCGGGCCGCCCGGGAGGCCGAGGCCGCGCACCGGCGTCGCCGTGACGACCTGGTGTTGCGGCTGAGCACCGGCAGCGGCACGGTCCCGGCCGACCGGGCCGGGTACGCCCTGCCGTACCCGGTGACCGACCGGGAGAGCGCGCTGCGGCTGGCGGTGGAGGTGGAGGAGCGCACCGCGGCATACTGGCGGGCGGCGCTGGCGGCCACCACCGGCGCGGAACGCACCCAGGCCCTGGCGGCGCTGACCGACTGCGCCCTACGGGCGACCCGCTGGCGGCGCACCGCCGGGGTGAACCCGTCGACCGTGCCTTTCCCCGGCCGTCCCGCCTGA
- a CDS encoding DHH family phosphoesterase produces MTDDPSGSTGGLLVEDSAVRSGPSEADWAAAVDALRRLAPDARVLLICHINPDGDALGSMLGFGLGLRRLGLRGVQATFPGPPEVPEPFRDLPGLDLLVPAAEAYPDPDLVLCFDAASESRLGDLVDRLAVAAPAVVLDHHASNTGFGDVHLVDPGAAATSVVADELLSRLDVPLDAAIAECLYVALATDTGSFRFDATTPEVHRMAARLLATGIRPGEISRRIFDTRPFGAVRLYGDVLGRTRLEPAAAGGHGFVWTCATLTDLARHDQQPYVLEPLIDSVRCTAEADVSCVLKQIAEDGWAVSLRSKGAVDVSRVAVALGGGGHRFAAGFTGRGTAEDVVARIRSELDPAVLRAVDRG; encoded by the coding sequence GTGACCGACGACCCGAGCGGGTCGACCGGCGGGTTGCTCGTCGAGGATTCGGCGGTCCGGTCCGGGCCGTCCGAGGCCGACTGGGCCGCCGCCGTGGACGCCCTGCGGCGGCTCGCCCCCGACGCCCGGGTGCTGCTGATCTGCCACATCAATCCGGACGGGGACGCGCTGGGCAGCATGCTCGGCTTCGGGCTGGGGCTGCGCCGCCTCGGGCTGCGCGGGGTGCAGGCGACCTTCCCGGGGCCGCCGGAGGTGCCCGAGCCGTTCCGCGACCTACCCGGTCTCGACCTGCTGGTGCCGGCCGCCGAGGCGTACCCCGACCCGGACCTGGTCCTCTGCTTCGACGCGGCCAGCGAGTCCCGACTGGGTGACCTGGTCGACCGGCTGGCGGTGGCGGCTCCGGCGGTGGTCCTCGACCACCACGCCTCGAACACCGGGTTCGGTGACGTCCACCTGGTCGACCCCGGGGCCGCGGCGACCTCGGTGGTGGCCGACGAACTGCTGTCCCGCCTCGACGTGCCGCTCGACGCGGCGATCGCCGAGTGCCTGTATGTGGCCCTGGCCACCGACACCGGCTCGTTCCGCTTCGACGCCACCACCCCGGAGGTGCACCGGATGGCGGCCCGGCTGCTCGCCACCGGCATCCGGCCGGGGGAGATCTCCCGCCGGATCTTCGACACCCGGCCCTTCGGCGCGGTCCGTCTCTACGGTGACGTGCTCGGCCGGACCCGCCTGGAACCAGCGGCGGCCGGTGGTCACGGCTTCGTCTGGACCTGCGCCACCCTGACCGACCTGGCCCGCCACGACCAGCAGCCGTACGTGCTGGAGCCGTTGATCGACTCGGTGCGGTGCACCGCCGAGGCGGACGTGAGTTGCGTGCTCAAGCAGATCGCCGAGGACGGGTGGGCGGTCTCCCTGCGCAGCAAGGGCGCGGTGGACGTCAGCCGGGTCGCGGTGGCCCTGGGCGGGGGCGGGCACCGCTTCGCGGCCGGGTTCACCGGACGGGGCACGGCGGAGGACGTGGTGGCCCGGATTCGGTCCGAACTGGACCCGGCGGTGCTCCGGGCGGTGGACCGGGGCTGA
- the nusA gene encoding transcription termination factor NusA produces the protein MNIDLAALRALEREREIPFDTILAAIETALLTAYRHTEGAQPHARVEIDRKNGQALVYAQELDPDGTVVREVDDTPHDFGRIAAMTAKQVILQRLREATDEVHFGEYVGRDGDLVTGVVQAHEARAEKGIVSVDLGKLEGVLPQSEQVPGERYTHGERIRCVVVHVAKGMRGPQITLSRSHPALVKKLFALEVPEIADGTVEISAIAREAGHRTKIAVRSTVPGVNAKGACIGPMGQRVRAVMSELHGEKIDIIDWSDDPAAFVGNALSPAKALRVEVVDLATRTARVTVPDFQLSLAIGREGQNARLAARLTGWRIDIRSDAEQSAPAGRRGADHVPEPGGAISSS, from the coding sequence GTGAACATCGACCTCGCGGCGCTGCGCGCGTTGGAGCGCGAGCGGGAGATCCCGTTCGACACGATCCTCGCGGCGATCGAGACCGCGCTGCTGACCGCGTACCGGCACACCGAGGGTGCCCAGCCGCACGCCCGGGTGGAGATCGACCGCAAGAACGGACAGGCCCTGGTCTACGCCCAGGAGTTGGACCCCGACGGCACCGTGGTCCGGGAGGTCGACGACACCCCGCACGACTTCGGCCGGATCGCCGCGATGACCGCCAAGCAGGTGATCCTCCAGCGACTACGGGAGGCCACCGACGAGGTGCACTTCGGCGAGTACGTCGGGCGCGACGGCGACCTGGTCACCGGCGTGGTGCAGGCGCACGAGGCCCGCGCCGAGAAGGGCATCGTCAGCGTCGACCTGGGCAAGCTGGAGGGCGTGCTGCCCCAGTCCGAGCAGGTACCCGGCGAGCGGTACACGCACGGCGAGCGGATCCGCTGCGTGGTGGTGCACGTGGCCAAGGGCATGCGCGGCCCGCAGATCACTCTCTCCCGGTCCCACCCGGCCCTGGTGAAGAAGCTCTTTGCCCTGGAGGTGCCGGAGATCGCCGACGGCACCGTGGAGATCAGCGCCATCGCACGTGAGGCAGGTCACCGTACGAAGATCGCGGTGCGTTCCACCGTGCCCGGCGTGAACGCCAAGGGCGCCTGCATCGGCCCGATGGGGCAGCGGGTCCGCGCGGTCATGAGCGAACTGCACGGTGAGAAGATCGACATCATCGACTGGTCGGATGACCCGGCGGCCTTTGTCGGTAACGCGCTGTCGCCGGCCAAGGCGCTCCGGGTCGAGGTGGTCGACCTGGCCACCCGGACGGCCCGGGTCACCGTGCCCGACTTCCAGCTTTCGCTGGCGATCGGGCGGGAGGGGCAGAATGCCCGGCTTGCCGCCCGATTGACTGGTTGGCGAATCGACATCCGGTCCGATGCCGAACAATCCGCCCCGGCGGGGCGACGCGGTGCTGATCACGTCCCGGAGCCGGGCGGAGCGATCTCGAGCAGCTAG
- the rbfA gene encoding 30S ribosome-binding factor RbfA, producing MTDSAKVRRHAERVRELVASVVRSQIKDPRLGMITITDARITADLRDATVFYTVLGDAAEQAGTAAALESAKGMLRSTVGKALGLRHSPTLTFVLDNVQDHVKHIDDLLAQARSADAEVQRIAARAEYAGEAQPYRVDEDTDVEDEESDDVPSVGGERR from the coding sequence ATGACGGATTCGGCCAAGGTGCGCCGGCATGCCGAACGGGTGCGTGAACTGGTCGCGTCGGTGGTACGGAGCCAGATCAAGGATCCCCGCCTCGGCATGATCACCATCACCGACGCCCGGATCACCGCCGACCTGCGCGACGCCACGGTCTTCTACACCGTGCTCGGGGACGCCGCCGAGCAGGCCGGCACCGCCGCCGCGCTGGAGAGCGCCAAGGGCATGCTGCGCAGCACCGTCGGCAAGGCGCTCGGGCTGCGGCACTCGCCGACCCTGACCTTCGTCCTGGACAACGTCCAGGACCACGTCAAGCACATCGACGACCTGCTGGCCCAGGCCCGCAGCGCCGACGCCGAGGTGCAGCGGATCGCCGCCAGGGCGGAGTACGCCGGGGAGGCCCAGCCGTACCGGGTCGACGAGGACACCGACGTCGAGGACGAGGAGTCCGACGACGTCCCGTCGGTTGGCGGGGAACGGCGGTGA
- the truB gene encoding tRNA pseudouridine(55) synthase TruB: protein MNADGLIVVDKPAGMTSHDVVARIRRLARTRRVGHGGTLDPMATGVLIVGVGRATRLLTYVIGAEKSYTATIRLGQTTVTDDAEGEVTAATSATGVTDEAVHAALAALTGEIDQVPSAVSAIKIDGQRAYKRVRDGETVALAARRVTVSRLVVLAIRRDTPDLVDVDIDVTCSSGTYIRAIARDAGGALGVGGHLTALRRTAVGGFALTEAATLPELEERAPGVVSLPLAAAAERFFPRRDASPDETRTLSHGGPLAPAGIAGPYAVFDPAGGLVAIVSEREGRARAEIVLAPA, encoded by the coding sequence GTGAACGCAGACGGTCTGATCGTGGTCGACAAACCCGCCGGCATGACGTCGCACGACGTGGTGGCACGGATCCGGCGACTGGCCCGCACCCGTCGGGTGGGGCACGGCGGGACGCTCGACCCGATGGCCACCGGCGTGCTGATCGTCGGGGTCGGTCGGGCCACCCGGCTGCTCACGTACGTGATCGGCGCGGAGAAGAGCTACACCGCCACCATCCGGCTGGGGCAGACCACGGTCACCGACGACGCCGAGGGCGAGGTCACCGCCGCCACCTCCGCGACCGGGGTGACCGACGAGGCGGTCCACGCCGCCCTGGCCGCCCTGACCGGCGAGATCGACCAGGTGCCGAGCGCGGTCAGCGCCATCAAGATCGACGGCCAGCGGGCCTACAAACGGGTCCGGGACGGCGAGACCGTGGCGCTGGCCGCGCGCCGGGTCACCGTCTCCCGGCTGGTCGTCCTCGCCATCCGCCGGGACACGCCGGACCTGGTCGACGTGGACATCGACGTGACCTGTTCCTCCGGTACGTACATCCGGGCCATCGCCCGGGACGCCGGCGGCGCGCTGGGCGTCGGCGGGCATCTCACCGCGCTGCGTCGGACGGCGGTGGGCGGGTTCGCCCTCACCGAGGCAGCCACCCTGCCGGAGCTGGAGGAACGGGCCCCCGGGGTGGTCTCCCTCCCGCTCGCGGCGGCGGCCGAGCGGTTCTTCCCCCGCCGGGACGCCAGCCCCGACGAGACCCGGACGCTCTCCCACGGCGGCCCGCTGGCCCCGGCCGGCATCGCCGGCCCGTACGCGGTCTTCGACCCCGCCGGGGGACTGGTCGCTATCGTCAGCGAGCGGGAGGGCCGGGCCCGCGCGGAGATCGTGCTCGCCCCGGCCTGA
- a CDS encoding DUF503 domain-containing protein, which yields MFTGTAVFDLLLPGDSRSLKGKRSYVRPIVAALRRFEVSAAEVGALDLHGRAEIAVAVVAAEAEHVREVLDSCERLVAGRPEVELLSVRRRLYGADD from the coding sequence ATGTTCACCGGAACCGCAGTCTTCGACCTGCTGCTGCCGGGTGATTCCCGGTCGCTCAAGGGCAAACGATCATACGTACGGCCGATCGTGGCGGCGCTGCGCCGCTTCGAGGTGTCGGCCGCCGAGGTGGGAGCGCTCGACCTGCACGGTCGGGCCGAGATAGCCGTGGCCGTGGTGGCCGCGGAGGCGGAACACGTCCGCGAGGTGCTCGACTCCTGTGAGCGTCTGGTGGCGGGCCGCCCGGAGGTGGAACTGCTGTCGGTCCGTCGACGCCTCTACGGCGCGGACGACTGA
- a CDS encoding MATE family efflux transporter: MSAAAVSGVPVASARRIAGLALPALVVLAAEPLYVLVDTAVVGHLGRVPLAAVAVGGTVLTLIAWLGGVLAYGTTGRSARRFGAGDRAAAVAEGVQSSWLALTAGLAVALGMQLVAGPLARTLAGSSGEVADAAAQWLRIAALGAPGLLLAAAGNGWLRGIQDTRRPLWYVLGPNLLSAVLCPLLVYPVGMGLVGSAVANVVAQTLCGALFVAALVGERVSLRPRPQVIRHQLAVSRDLLIRGVAFQASFLSATAVAARFGAAAVGAHQIVVQLWFFTVLLLDALAIAAQALVGAALGAGDDDGARALARRIGLLGGACGLAFALLIAVGANLVPTLFSSDLQVREQAAAIWPWFVVIQPLGGVVFALDGVLIGAGDVRYLRNVAVAAGFGGFLPAIWLTYAFDLGLGGIWAGLTLFVVIRLVALSLRLRSGRWAVTGVH, encoded by the coding sequence GTGTCTGCCGCCGCCGTTTCCGGTGTGCCGGTGGCGTCGGCGCGGCGGATCGCCGGGCTGGCCCTGCCGGCGCTGGTCGTCCTCGCCGCCGAACCCCTGTACGTCCTCGTCGACACGGCCGTGGTCGGCCACCTCGGCCGGGTGCCACTGGCCGCCGTCGCCGTCGGCGGGACGGTGCTCACCCTGATCGCCTGGCTGGGTGGTGTCCTGGCGTACGGCACCACCGGCCGGTCGGCCCGCCGCTTCGGCGCCGGCGACCGGGCCGCCGCGGTGGCCGAGGGCGTCCAGTCGTCCTGGCTCGCCCTCACCGCCGGGCTGGCCGTCGCACTCGGCATGCAACTCGTCGCCGGCCCGCTGGCCCGTACCCTGGCCGGCTCGTCCGGTGAGGTGGCCGACGCGGCCGCCCAGTGGCTGCGGATCGCGGCCCTCGGCGCGCCCGGGCTGCTGCTGGCCGCGGCGGGCAACGGTTGGCTGCGCGGCATCCAGGACACCCGTCGCCCGCTCTGGTACGTGCTCGGCCCCAACCTGCTCTCCGCAGTGCTCTGCCCGTTGCTGGTCTATCCGGTCGGGATGGGCCTGGTCGGCTCGGCGGTGGCCAACGTGGTCGCGCAGACCCTCTGCGGTGCCCTGTTCGTCGCGGCGCTGGTCGGCGAGCGGGTGTCGCTGCGACCCCGGCCTCAGGTCATCCGCCACCAGTTGGCGGTCAGCCGGGACCTGTTGATCCGGGGCGTCGCCTTCCAGGCCAGCTTCCTCTCCGCGACGGCCGTCGCCGCGCGGTTCGGCGCCGCCGCGGTCGGTGCCCACCAGATCGTCGTACAGCTCTGGTTCTTCACGGTGCTGCTGCTCGACGCCCTCGCCATCGCCGCCCAGGCGCTGGTCGGCGCGGCGCTCGGCGCCGGTGACGACGACGGTGCCCGCGCGCTGGCCCGCCGGATCGGCCTGCTCGGCGGGGCCTGCGGGCTGGCGTTCGCCCTGCTCATCGCCGTCGGCGCCAACCTGGTGCCCACCCTGTTCAGCTCCGATCTCCAAGTACGCGAACAGGCGGCGGCGATCTGGCCGTGGTTCGTGGTGATCCAGCCGCTCGGCGGCGTGGTGTTCGCCCTCGACGGGGTGCTGATCGGCGCCGGCGACGTCCGTTACCTGCGTAACGTCGCGGTAGCCGCCGGCTTCGGCGGGTTCCTCCCGGCGATCTGGCTCACCTACGCCTTCGATCTGGGTCTCGGCGGGATCTGGGCGGGCCTCACCCTCTTCGTGGTGATCCGCCTGGTCGCGCTCTCGCTCCGGCTGCGCTCCGGGCGCTGGGCGGTGACCGGCGTCCACTGA
- the infB gene encoding translation initiation factor IF-2: MAGKARVHELAKELGVESKTVLAKLKEMGEFVKSASSTVEAPVARRLRGAFVASAETSAPSAPAAATPSPAPRPTPTPPPVPGEPRISAKPMPPRRPAVPGPKPKGPVPGPPPPATPVAKPASAHDIEVAAAEARAAQLKADQEAAVKAAQAARQQQRDNVRREPPTDGTTRPGPRPGPGAIPPRPGSPAAGRTGAPAPGRPGPGGRPPARGAGNNPFGIQGGGQPRPPASSAGGPRPSPASMPPRPSPASMPPRPSPNSMPSQRPGRPGGPGAGRPGGGAGRPGGGGGGGGFRGGPGGGGGGGFRGGPGGGGGGGGGFRGGPGGGAGAGAGAGGGFRPGGPAGGGGRPGGGGRGRGGGAAGAFGRPGGRPTRGRKSKKQRRQEFDNLSAPTMSSGAPRGQGQVVRLSRGASLSDFADKINANPGSLVQEMFNLGEMVTATQSCSDDTLLLLGEHLGFDVQIVSPEDEDRELLAQFNIDLDAEVAEDRLVSRAPVVTVMGHVDHGKTKLLDAIRKANVVAGEAGGITQHIGAYQVHVPHEGEDRAVTFIDTPGHEAFTAMRARGAQVTDIVVLVVAADDGVMPQTIEALNHAKAADVPIVVAVNKVDKPEANPDKVRQQLTEYGLVAEEYGGDTMFVNVAAKPGIGIDDLLEAVLLTADASLTLTAPIDGPAQGVAIEAHLDKGRGAVATVLVQKGTLRAGDSIVAGGAHGRVRAMLDENGNQVAEAGPARPVLVLGLTAVPGAGDTFLAAEDDRTVRQIAEQRQARRRAASFANSRGRATLETLMEQLKEGEKTSLNLVLKGDVSGSVEALEDALFNLDIPEEVQLRIIHRGVGAITESDVMLASASSEAVTIIGFNVRAANKVREIADREGVEIRYYTVIYQAIEEIEAALKGLLKPEYEEVELGTAEIRDVFRSSKVGNISGCIVRSGIMRRNAKARLLRDGAVVADNLTISSLKRFKDDATEVREGFECGLTLGGYNNVQVGDVIETFEMREKARS, from the coding sequence GTGGCAGGTAAGGCCCGCGTACACGAGCTGGCAAAGGAGCTCGGGGTCGAGAGTAAGACAGTTCTCGCCAAATTGAAGGAAATGGGCGAGTTCGTGAAGTCCGCGTCCAGCACCGTCGAGGCGCCCGTCGCCCGGCGACTGCGGGGCGCATTCGTCGCGTCGGCCGAGACCTCGGCGCCGTCCGCTCCGGCGGCGGCCACCCCGAGTCCGGCCCCCCGACCCACCCCGACCCCGCCGCCGGTCCCCGGCGAACCCCGGATCTCGGCCAAGCCGATGCCGCCCCGGCGGCCGGCGGTGCCCGGTCCGAAGCCGAAGGGACCGGTCCCCGGCCCGCCGCCCCCGGCGACCCCGGTCGCCAAGCCGGCGAGCGCCCACGACATCGAGGTGGCCGCCGCCGAGGCGCGCGCCGCCCAGCTGAAGGCTGACCAGGAGGCTGCGGTCAAGGCCGCGCAGGCCGCCCGGCAGCAGCAGCGTGACAACGTCCGTCGGGAGCCCCCGACGGACGGCACCACCCGTCCCGGCCCTCGGCCGGGTCCGGGTGCGATCCCGCCCCGCCCGGGTTCGCCGGCCGCCGGTCGTACCGGCGCCCCGGCCCCGGGTCGTCCCGGCCCCGGCGGTCGTCCGCCGGCCCGTGGCGCGGGCAACAACCCGTTCGGTATTCAGGGCGGCGGCCAGCCGCGTCCGCCGGCGTCCAGCGCCGGTGGGCCCCGGCCCAGCCCGGCCTCGATGCCGCCGCGGCCGAGTCCGGCCTCCATGCCGCCCCGGCCCAGCCCGAACTCCATGCCGAGCCAGCGTCCCGGTCGTCCGGGTGGCCCGGGTGCGGGTCGTCCCGGCGGCGGCGCAGGCCGTCCCGGCGGTGGCGGCGGTGGCGGTGGCTTCCGTGGCGGTCCCGGTGGCGGCGGTGGCGGTGGCTTCCGTGGCGGTCCCGGCGGTGGCGGCGGCGGTGGCGGTGGCTTCCGTGGCGGTCCCGGCGGTGGCGCCGGTGCTGGCGCTGGTGCCGGCGGTGGGTTCCGGCCCGGTGGGCCGGCCGGTGGTGGCGGTCGTCCCGGTGGTGGCGGTCGCGGCCGTGGCGGCGGTGCCGCGGGTGCCTTCGGGCGTCCGGGTGGCCGGCCGACGCGTGGTCGCAAGTCCAAGAAGCAGCGCAGACAGGAGTTCGACAACCTGTCGGCCCCGACCATGAGCTCGGGCGCGCCCCGGGGTCAGGGTCAGGTCGTCCGGCTCTCCCGTGGCGCCTCGCTGTCGGACTTCGCCGACAAGATCAACGCCAACCCGGGTTCGCTGGTCCAGGAGATGTTCAACCTGGGCGAGATGGTCACCGCGACCCAGTCCTGCTCCGACGACACCCTGCTGCTGCTGGGTGAGCACCTGGGCTTCGACGTCCAGATCGTCAGCCCGGAGGACGAGGACCGCGAGCTGCTCGCGCAGTTCAACATCGACCTCGACGCCGAGGTCGCGGAGGACCGCCTGGTCAGCCGTGCGCCGGTGGTGACCGTCATGGGTCACGTCGACCACGGTAAGACCAAGCTGCTCGACGCGATCCGTAAGGCGAACGTCGTGGCCGGCGAGGCGGGTGGCATCACCCAGCACATCGGTGCCTACCAGGTCCACGTCCCGCACGAGGGCGAGGACCGGGCGGTGACCTTCATCGACACCCCGGGTCACGAGGCGTTCACCGCCATGCGTGCCCGTGGTGCCCAGGTCACCGACATCGTGGTGCTGGTGGTCGCGGCCGACGACGGCGTGATGCCGCAGACGATCGAGGCGCTCAACCACGCCAAGGCGGCGGACGTGCCGATCGTGGTCGCGGTCAACAAGGTCGACAAGCCGGAGGCCAACCCGGACAAGGTGCGCCAGCAGCTCACCGAGTACGGCCTGGTCGCCGAGGAGTACGGCGGCGACACGATGTTCGTCAACGTGGCGGCCAAGCCCGGCATCGGCATCGACGACCTGCTCGAAGCCGTCCTGCTGACCGCCGACGCGTCGCTGACGCTGACCGCTCCGATCGACGGGCCGGCGCAGGGTGTGGCGATCGAGGCGCACCTGGACAAGGGCCGTGGTGCGGTAGCGACGGTGCTGGTGCAGAAGGGCACCCTGCGGGCGGGCGACTCGATCGTCGCCGGTGGGGCGCACGGCCGGGTCCGGGCGATGCTCGACGAGAACGGCAACCAGGTCGCCGAGGCCGGTCCGGCCCGTCCGGTCCTGGTGCTCGGTCTGACCGCGGTGCCGGGTGCGGGTGACACCTTCCTGGCCGCCGAGGACGACCGCACCGTTCGGCAGATCGCCGAGCAGCGGCAGGCACGGCGGCGGGCGGCGTCCTTCGCCAACTCCCGTGGCCGGGCCACCCTCGAGACGCTCATGGAGCAGCTCAAGGAGGGCGAGAAGACCTCGCTCAACCTGGTGCTCAAGGGCGACGTCTCCGGTTCCGTGGAGGCCCTCGAGGACGCGCTGTTCAACCTCGACATCCCGGAGGAGGTCCAGCTTCGGATCATCCACCGGGGCGTGGGCGCGATCACCGAGAGCGACGTCATGCTCGCGAGCGCCTCGTCCGAGGCGGTCACGATCATCGGCTTCAACGTGCGGGCCGCCAACAAGGTCCGTGAGATCGCCGACCGCGAGGGCGTGGAGATCCGGTACTACACCGTCATCTACCAGGCCATCGAGGAGATCGAGGCGGCGCTCAAGGGCCTGCTCAAGCCGGAGTACGAGGAGGTCGAGCTGGGCACCGCGGAGATCCGCGACGTGTTCCGTTCGTCCAAGGTCGGCAACATCTCCGGTTGTATCGTCCGGTCCGGCATCATGCGCCGGAACGCCAAGGCGCGGTTGCTGCGCGACGGTGCGGTCGTGGCGGACAACCTCACGATCAGCTCGCTCAAGCGGTTCAAGGACGACGCGACCGAGGTGCGCGAGGGCTTCGAGTGTGGTCTGACCCTGGGTGGTTACAACAACGTCCAGGTCGGCGACGTCATCGAGACCTTCGAGATGCGGGAGAAGGCGCGTAGCTGA
- the rimP gene encoding ribosome maturation factor RimP produces MTQRGRATRSTGRPRPTGAPGGDLAARRSRLRAVIEPVVVAAGYDLEDLSVSRAGRRHVVRVIVDGDQGINLDAVADVSRAVSTALDAAEESGGDIVAGEYQLEVSSPGVDRPLTLPRHWRRNVGRLVRVTARVTVPEQRPGQPGDRQVTGRVVGADDERVVLDVDGEQATWTYAELGPGRVQVEFSRLDEIDEADEFDATDEAGEAGDDDDDDVEDEER; encoded by the coding sequence ATGACGCAGCGTGGCCGGGCCACCAGGTCGACGGGGAGACCCCGTCCCACCGGTGCCCCGGGCGGGGATCTCGCCGCCCGCCGGTCCCGGCTGCGGGCCGTGATCGAGCCGGTGGTCGTGGCCGCCGGGTACGACCTGGAGGACCTTTCCGTCTCGCGGGCCGGCCGCCGGCACGTGGTGCGGGTGATCGTCGACGGTGACCAGGGCATCAACCTGGACGCCGTCGCGGACGTCTCCCGGGCGGTCTCGACGGCACTGGACGCTGCCGAGGAATCCGGCGGCGACATCGTCGCCGGGGAGTACCAGCTCGAGGTGAGTTCCCCGGGCGTGGACCGCCCGCTCACCCTGCCCCGGCACTGGCGTCGTAACGTCGGCCGCCTGGTGCGGGTGACGGCCCGGGTCACCGTGCCGGAACAGCGCCCCGGGCAGCCGGGGGACCGCCAGGTCACCGGCCGGGTGGTCGGCGCGGACGACGAGCGGGTGGTGCTCGACGTGGACGGCGAGCAGGCGACATGGACCTACGCCGAACTCGGCCCGGGTCGGGTTCAGGTCGAGTTCAGCCGACTCGACGAGATCGACGAAGCGGACGAGTTCGACGCCACCGACGAGGCCGGCGAAGCCGGCGACGACGACGATGATGATGTGGAGGACGAGGAGAGGTGA
- a CDS encoding DUF6186 family protein codes for MRTLAIGGFLVSLVLFAVVEWAARREGSRVPSLGAVCAYVMQYEVGSVPVGRIGLVGFWWWLGWHFFAR; via the coding sequence ATGCGGACCCTCGCCATCGGCGGCTTCCTGGTGTCGCTGGTGCTGTTCGCCGTCGTGGAGTGGGCGGCCCGCCGGGAGGGCTCGCGGGTGCCGTCACTCGGGGCCGTCTGCGCGTACGTGATGCAGTACGAGGTCGGCTCGGTGCCGGTGGGGCGGATCGGCCTGGTCGGCTTCTGGTGGTGGCTCGGCTGGCACTTCTTCGCCCGCTGA